The proteins below are encoded in one region of Salmo salar chromosome ssa02, Ssal_v3.1, whole genome shotgun sequence:
- the LOC106581689 gene encoding myelin-associated glycoprotein isoform X1, which translates to MLLVMCLDRMLLLCTVIFGFWRDTHAVSPVPSVPNHVPALAGSCVVIPCSFTPPDSHSALGRQGKVVGVRLRYRTSHSALRSTAFSTDDKSTVSREFVGRTSLRGNTDDGDCSVMIDRVQLADSNVYELALKGHGQKDWGNARDVNIVVSESPELPVISGVGAATEGQMVSLNCSISYPCPSQAPTLQWRWERGAQQKSSKYGELQVLQPQGQGPTLRTSLTFIASYRIKPRMRCEAVYPGGRRVYTVKELHVTFPPKDITVQVHTLTVQEGLNVLLACSCKADPPVTEYRWSYTQHGLTVDLHQRTHTVRVYNVTRDMRVRCTAQNLIGRAESKSTSLNIQYKPVILQLSSYCVVEGLEVLCRCSVDSNPRPAVTWSVNGTVPPYSYNTSVGSENGTLTAMLRGHMDTPLRIVCFAINALGNDSHTLLQAEDGSLLWKVIPAVCISLATFLLSLLLLFCCQKRSGKRVLTCRPPVYPGDVGIYQDRMPLYINCTEVNNIYTNGSYQLVYQNCTPLFVRTKQTHPMGRRGGERRGGERRGGERRGGEKRGGERRGGERRGGERRGGESQGGTVDRGTRDRQSPAYNDNNTETAIYLEII; encoded by the exons ATGCTTCTAGTCATGTGTCTGGACAGAATGCTCCTGCTGTGTACTGTGATCTTTG GCTTCTGGAGGGACACCCATGCTGTGTCCCCCGTGCCCTCTGTTCCAAACCATGTCCCTGCCTTGGCAGGCTCTTGCGTGGTCATCCCCTGCTCCTTCACTCCTCCAGACTCTCACTCCGCCCTGGGAAGGCAGGGGAAAGTGGTGGGAGTGAGGTTGCGCTACAGGACTAGTCACTCCGCACTGCGGAGTACAGCTTTCAGTACGGATGACAAATCCACAGTCAGCAGGGAGTTCGTGGGCCGGACATCCCTACGGGGAAACACGGACGATGGAGACTGCTCTGTAATGATTGACAGGGTCCAGCTGGCTGACTCCAATGTCTATGAGCTGGCTTTGAAGGGCCATGGACAGAAAGACTGGGGGAATGCGAGGGATGTCAACATCGTTGTGTCAG AGTCCCCAGAGCTCCCAGTGATCAGCGGTGTGGGGGCAGCGACAGAAGGACAGATGGTGTCACTAAACTGCAGCATCAGTTACCCCTGTCCCTCCCAGGCCCCCACCCTCCAGTGGCGGTGGGAGAGAGGAGCTCAGCAGAAAAGCAGCAAGTACGGGGAGCTGCAGGTACTCCAGCCCCAGGGCCAAGGGCCTACACTACGGACCTCTCTCACCTTTATCGCATCGTACCGCATCAAACCCAGAATGAGGTGTGAGGCAGTATATCCAGGAGGAAGACGAGTATACACCGTAAAGGAGCTCCATGTGACAT TCCCTCCAAAAGATATCACAGTCCAGGTCCATACCTTGACTGTCCAGGAGGGGTTGAACGTGTTACTGGCCTGCTCCTGTAAAGCTGACCCGCCTGTGACAGAGTACAGGTGGTCATACACCCAACATGGGCTAACTGTAGACCTTCACCAGCGCACACACACGGTCCGGGTGTACAACGTGACCCGAGACATGAGGGTCCGCTGCACAGCCCAGAACCTAATTGGACGGGCAGAGTCCAAATCGACTTCCTTAAACATTCAAT ACAAGCCTGTCATCCTCCAACTTTCCTCCTACTGTGTTGTGGAGGGGTTGGAGGTTCTGTGTCGCTGTTCTGTGGACTCCAACCCCCGGCCTGCCGTAACATGGAGTGTCAACGGTACTGTTCCACCATACAGTTACAACACATCAGTAGGCTCAGAGAACGGTACACTAACAGCCATGCTGAGGGGCCACATGGACACTCCACTGAGGATAGTCTGCTTCGCCATTAATGCACTGGGCAATGACTCCCACACACTGCTTCAGGCAGAGGACG GTTCTCTGCTGTGGAAAGTGATACCTGCAGTATGCATCTCTTTGGccaccttcctcctctctctacttctcctgTTCTGCTGTCAAAAGAGGTCAGGAAA ACGTGTGCTGACCTGCAGACCTCCGGTGTATCCTGGGGACGTGGGGATCTACCAGGATCGGATGCCCCTCTACATCAACTGCACTGAGGTCAACAACATCTACACCAATGGCAGTTACCAGCTGGTTTACCAGAACTGCACCCCTCTTTTCGTCCGGACCAAACAG ACACATCCGATGGGGAGGCGAGGTGGGGAGAGACGAGGTGGGGAGAGACGAGGTGGGGAGAGacgaggtggagagaagagagggggagagagaagaggaggagagagacgaggaggggagagaagaggaggagagagtcaagGGGGCACGGTGGACAGAGGAACAAGAGACAGACAAAGCCCTGCCTACAATGACAATAACACTGAAACAGCTATCTACCTGGAGATCATCTGA
- the LOC106581689 gene encoding myelin-associated glycoprotein isoform X2, translating to MLLVMCLDRMLLLCTVIFGFWRDTHAVSPVPSVPNHVPALAGSCVVIPCSFTPPDSHSALGRQGKVVGVRLRYRTSHSALRSTAFSTDDKSTVSREFVGRTSLRGNTDDGDCSVMIDRVQLADSNVYELALKGHGQKDWGNARDVNIVVSESPELPVISGVGAATEGQMVSLNCSISYPCPSQAPTLQWRWERGAQQKSSKYGELQVLQPQGQGPTLRTSLTFIASYRIKPRMRCEAVYPGGRRVYTVKELHVTFPPKDITVQVHTLTVQEGLNVLLACSCKADPPVTEYRWSYTQHGLTVDLHQRTHTVRVYNVTRDMRVRCTAQNLIGRAESKSTSLNIQYKPVILQLSSYCVVEGLEVLCRCSVDSNPRPAVTWSVNGTVPPYSYNTSVGSENGTLTAMLRGHMDTPLRIVCFAINALGNDSHTLLQAEDGSLLWKVIPAVCISLATFLLSLLLLFCCQKRRVLTCRPPVYPGDVGIYQDRMPLYINCTEVNNIYTNGSYQLVYQNCTPLFVRTKQTHPMGRRGGERRGGERRGGERRGGEKRGGERRGGERRGGERRGGESQGGTVDRGTRDRQSPAYNDNNTETAIYLEII from the exons ATGCTTCTAGTCATGTGTCTGGACAGAATGCTCCTGCTGTGTACTGTGATCTTTG GCTTCTGGAGGGACACCCATGCTGTGTCCCCCGTGCCCTCTGTTCCAAACCATGTCCCTGCCTTGGCAGGCTCTTGCGTGGTCATCCCCTGCTCCTTCACTCCTCCAGACTCTCACTCCGCCCTGGGAAGGCAGGGGAAAGTGGTGGGAGTGAGGTTGCGCTACAGGACTAGTCACTCCGCACTGCGGAGTACAGCTTTCAGTACGGATGACAAATCCACAGTCAGCAGGGAGTTCGTGGGCCGGACATCCCTACGGGGAAACACGGACGATGGAGACTGCTCTGTAATGATTGACAGGGTCCAGCTGGCTGACTCCAATGTCTATGAGCTGGCTTTGAAGGGCCATGGACAGAAAGACTGGGGGAATGCGAGGGATGTCAACATCGTTGTGTCAG AGTCCCCAGAGCTCCCAGTGATCAGCGGTGTGGGGGCAGCGACAGAAGGACAGATGGTGTCACTAAACTGCAGCATCAGTTACCCCTGTCCCTCCCAGGCCCCCACCCTCCAGTGGCGGTGGGAGAGAGGAGCTCAGCAGAAAAGCAGCAAGTACGGGGAGCTGCAGGTACTCCAGCCCCAGGGCCAAGGGCCTACACTACGGACCTCTCTCACCTTTATCGCATCGTACCGCATCAAACCCAGAATGAGGTGTGAGGCAGTATATCCAGGAGGAAGACGAGTATACACCGTAAAGGAGCTCCATGTGACAT TCCCTCCAAAAGATATCACAGTCCAGGTCCATACCTTGACTGTCCAGGAGGGGTTGAACGTGTTACTGGCCTGCTCCTGTAAAGCTGACCCGCCTGTGACAGAGTACAGGTGGTCATACACCCAACATGGGCTAACTGTAGACCTTCACCAGCGCACACACACGGTCCGGGTGTACAACGTGACCCGAGACATGAGGGTCCGCTGCACAGCCCAGAACCTAATTGGACGGGCAGAGTCCAAATCGACTTCCTTAAACATTCAAT ACAAGCCTGTCATCCTCCAACTTTCCTCCTACTGTGTTGTGGAGGGGTTGGAGGTTCTGTGTCGCTGTTCTGTGGACTCCAACCCCCGGCCTGCCGTAACATGGAGTGTCAACGGTACTGTTCCACCATACAGTTACAACACATCAGTAGGCTCAGAGAACGGTACACTAACAGCCATGCTGAGGGGCCACATGGACACTCCACTGAGGATAGTCTGCTTCGCCATTAATGCACTGGGCAATGACTCCCACACACTGCTTCAGGCAGAGGACG GTTCTCTGCTGTGGAAAGTGATACCTGCAGTATGCATCTCTTTGGccaccttcctcctctctctacttctcctgTTCTGCTGTCAAAAGAG ACGTGTGCTGACCTGCAGACCTCCGGTGTATCCTGGGGACGTGGGGATCTACCAGGATCGGATGCCCCTCTACATCAACTGCACTGAGGTCAACAACATCTACACCAATGGCAGTTACCAGCTGGTTTACCAGAACTGCACCCCTCTTTTCGTCCGGACCAAACAG ACACATCCGATGGGGAGGCGAGGTGGGGAGAGACGAGGTGGGGAGAGACGAGGTGGGGAGAGacgaggtggagagaagagagggggagagagaagaggaggagagagacgaggaggggagagaagaggaggagagagtcaagGGGGCACGGTGGACAGAGGAACAAGAGACAGACAAAGCCCTGCCTACAATGACAATAACACTGAAACAGCTATCTACCTGGAGATCATCTGA
- the LOC106582635 gene encoding DNA repair protein XRCC1: protein MPEIKLKHIVSCSTEDNTHKADNLLSSDTYRKWKAAKPGEKQTSVIIQFEKEEQVYSIDIGNEGSAFIEVLVGHSTSVKDQDYEVLLVTSSFMSPMESHNGTNTNRVRFFGPSLLVKAHAQEKWDRVKIVCSQPYNKSIAYGVAFVKFHSPPDKSDPPTTTTPKMTKLGQFRVKDESPSACPSLQPGSLFFNRESTSKASPALKVSPQTEKLSYAAAALQSGSGHSSAPPSSNSPPPQAPVKRKFEFSKERRSALAPPPTKKPSPMGSPEQGTTTPKPKAKPSTASTPSPSTAKASPAQKTPDTKKKESLPKPEAKPRQKPSKAQSSSSEAPVPLNKIMEGVVFVLSGFQNPFRGDLRDKALAMGAKYHSDWTPGATHLICAFSNTPKYSQVKSAGGIIVRKEWVLDCHKRKQKISFKRYLMDGAESSSEGSDVEEDEESEEEKERRTPQKRREEERQPTPRKTPIKKEEEDLYGGSTDADEPEDESGMDTEDELKRVESESRQKKGEKERKGVEEEDPFGGSTDENTDAEAEADEPIPELPDFLTGKRFFLYGKFPNNDRRLLLRYIIAFNGEVEDYMSEKVQFVVTSEGWHDSFEDALMENGNLSFVKPTWIFAINDRQKTLPYQPYTVVP, encoded by the exons ATGCCGGAGATAAAACTCAAGCACATCGTGTCTTGCAGCACTGAAGACAAT ACTCACAAGGCTGACAACCTGCTGAGCTCGGACACATATAGAAAATGGAAAGCAGCAAAGCCAGGGGAGAAACAAACCTCAGTCATTATACAG TTTGAGAAAGAAGAGCAGGTGTACAGCATAGACATAGGAAATGAAGGGTCTGCTTTTATCGAGGTGCTGGTGGGACACTCAACCTCTGTCAAAGACCAGGACTATGAG GTTCTGCTGGTCACGTCCTCCTTCATGTCCCCCATGGAGAGCCATAACGGCACCAACACCAACCGCGTGCGCTTCTTTGGCCCTAGCCTGCTGGTGAAGGCTCACGCCCAGGAGAAGTGGGACCGCGTGAAGATTGTGTGTAGCCAGCCGTACAACAAG AGCATAGCATACGGAGTGGCCTTCGTGAAGTTCCATTCACCACCAGACAAAAGTGATCCACCAACCACAACAACACCG AAGATGACCAAGCTTGGCCAGTTTCGGGTGAAGGATGAGTCCCCCTCGGCTTGCCCCAGTCTTCAGCCAGGCAGCCTCTTCTTCAACAGAGAgagcacctccaaagccagcccagCGCTCAAgg TTTCGCCACAGACTGAGAAGCTCAGCTATGCAGCTGCCGCCCTGCAGTCTGGGTCTGGCCACTCCTCAGCCCCACCGTCCTccaactctcccccaccacag GCACCAGTGAAGAGGAAGTTTGAGTTCAGTAAAGAGCGCCGGTCTGCCCTCGCTCCGCCCCCCACAAAGAAACCCAGCCCTATGGGCTCCCCTGAACAGGGCACTACCACCCCGAAACCCAAGGCCAAACCCAGCACAGCCAGTACTCCCAGCCCCAGCACTGCCAAAG CCTCCCCTGCCCAGAAAACCCCAGACACCAAGAAGAAGGAGAGCCTGCCCAAACCAGAAGCCAAGCCCAGACAAAAACCCTCCAAagcccagtccagctcctccGAGGCCCCCGTTCCCCTCAACAAGATCATGGAGGGGGTGGTGTTTGTGCTGAGTGGCTTCCAGAACCCCTTCCGGGGGGACCTGAGGGACAAGGCACTGGCCATGGGGGCCAAGTACCACTCTGACTGGACCCCTGGCGCCACACACCTCAT CTGTGCCTTCTCCAACACCCCCAAGTACAGCCAGGTGAAGTCAGCAGGGGGCATCATCGTCCGGAAGGAGTGGGTGCTGGACTGCCACAAGAGGAAGCAGAAGATCTCCTTCAAACg ATACCTGATGGATGGAGCGGAGTCCAGCTCGGAGGGGAGCGAcgtagaggaggatgaggagagtgaggaggaaaAAGAGAGGAGG ACTCCacaaaagaggagagaagaagaacgGCAACCCACTCCCAGAAAGACCCCCAtcaagaaagaggaggaggatctgTATGGTGGCTCCACAGACGCAGATGAACCAG AAGACGAGTCTGGCATGGACACGGAGGACGAGCTGAAGAG GGTGGAGAGCGAGAGTCGGcagaagaaaggagagaaggagagaaaaggagtggaggaggaggaccctTTTGGGGGGTCGACTGACGAGAACACTGACGCTGAGGCCGAGGCGGACGAGCCCATCCCTGAGCTACCAG ATTTCCTAACTGGAAAGCGATTCTTCCTCTACGGCAAGTTCCCCAACAATGACAGACGCCTACTCCTGCGGTACATCATCGCCTTCAACGG ggAGGTGGAGGACTACATGAGTGAGAAGGTCCAGTTTGTTGTCACCAGCGAGGGATGGCACGACTCCTTTGAAGAC GCACTGATGGAGAATGGTAATTTAAGCTTTGTCAAACCCACATGGATTTTTGCCATCAACGATCGACAGAAGACGCTGCCATATCAGCCCTACACTGTTGTCCCTTGA